A single genomic interval of Spirosoma taeanense harbors:
- a CDS encoding efflux RND transporter permease subunit → MNKFIKGILTFSLKNTFFIFFLTALAVVAGIISYQNTPIEAFPDVTNTQITLITQWPGRSAEEIEKFVTIPIEIGLNSVQKRTDIRSTSLFGLSVVKVLFEDGVDDAFARQQVNNLLGNVDLPENVKPDVQPPYGPTGEIFRYTLQSPTRNARELKTLQDWVIERQLKSVPGVADVVSFGGEVKTYAISVDPRRLMDYSITPLQLYRAVANANVNVGGDVIEKNSEAYVVRGIGLLRNQQDIQNIIIKNVNGTPIMVRNVAQVSESALPRLGQAGRDKRDDVVECIVVMRKGENPSEVIERVKDKINELNTSILPSDVQINTFYNRETLIHFATHTVTHNLIEGIVFVTVIVFLFMADWRTTVTVSIVIPLALLFAFICLRLKGMSANLLSMGAIDFGIIVDGAVVMVEGIFVTLDELAHEQGMSRFNKLAKLGILRKTGTEMGKAIFFSKLIIITCLIPIFSFQKVEGKMFSPLAWTLGFALLGALIFTLTLVPVLASILLKKNVREKHNPFVNLVTKQATRAFGYTFAHKKMSLLVTAALVVIGVSGFKLLGTEFLPELNEGSIYVRATMPMSISLPESVKQTIQMRHIFDEFPEVKGVISQTGRPNDGTDPTGFYNIEFLVDIYPQDQWKSGLTKEQLVDRMQQKLSVFPGVNFGFSQPIMDNVEEAVSGVKGSIAVKIYGPDQSILEGKAGEIQKQLATVQGIEDLGVIRTTGQPEMRVELDERKLALYGVDKADAEAVIEMAIGGKAATQIYEGERKFDLRIRYDQPFRSNEEQISQLMVPTQNGSMIPIKEIASVYTQTGPVLIFREAGQRYGAVKFSVRGRDMGSAVAEAQQKVAGHVHLPSGYSLKWAGDFENQQRATLRLEQVVPVSLLGIFFILFILFGNVKDAGLVLFNVPFAIIGGIAALLIAHVNFSISAGIGFIALFGICIQNGVILISVFKKNLHNKLTLNESIREGVISRIRPVVMTAMMAGIGLIPAAISHGIGSETAKPLAIVVIGGLITATLLTLFIFPLIFYAFYRHKFSEL, encoded by the coding sequence CGCTGGCGGTTGTCGCCGGGATTATCAGTTACCAGAATACACCCATTGAAGCGTTTCCGGATGTTACAAATACTCAGATCACGCTTATTACGCAGTGGCCCGGCCGGTCGGCGGAAGAGATTGAAAAGTTCGTAACGATTCCCATTGAAATTGGGCTGAACTCGGTTCAGAAGCGAACTGATATCCGCTCAACCTCACTTTTCGGGCTGTCGGTCGTAAAGGTTCTGTTTGAAGACGGGGTCGACGATGCCTTCGCCCGCCAGCAGGTCAACAATCTGCTGGGGAACGTAGACCTGCCCGAAAACGTAAAACCGGATGTGCAGCCGCCCTACGGGCCAACGGGCGAGATTTTTCGGTATACGCTCCAGTCGCCGACGCGCAACGCCCGCGAACTGAAAACCCTGCAGGATTGGGTCATCGAGCGCCAGTTGAAAAGTGTGCCGGGCGTAGCCGACGTGGTTAGCTTTGGCGGTGAGGTGAAAACCTACGCAATATCAGTTGACCCGCGCCGACTGATGGACTACTCTATCACGCCCCTGCAATTGTATCGGGCGGTCGCTAACGCGAACGTCAACGTAGGGGGCGATGTAATCGAGAAAAACTCGGAGGCTTACGTTGTGCGCGGTATCGGCCTGCTCCGTAATCAGCAGGACATTCAGAATATCATCATCAAAAACGTGAACGGCACGCCAATTATGGTGCGCAACGTGGCGCAGGTCTCTGAATCGGCTCTGCCCCGCCTTGGACAGGCGGGTCGCGACAAACGCGACGACGTTGTGGAGTGTATTGTGGTGATGCGGAAAGGCGAAAACCCCAGCGAGGTCATTGAGCGGGTAAAAGACAAGATCAATGAGTTGAATACAAGCATCCTGCCCAGCGACGTACAGATCAATACGTTCTATAATCGCGAAACCCTCATTCATTTCGCCACGCATACCGTAACGCACAATCTGATCGAAGGCATTGTGTTCGTGACGGTCATTGTCTTTTTGTTCATGGCCGACTGGCGGACTACCGTTACGGTATCTATTGTTATTCCCCTGGCGTTGCTGTTTGCTTTTATCTGTCTGCGCCTGAAAGGCATGTCGGCCAATCTGCTGTCCATGGGGGCAATCGATTTTGGAATCATCGTTGATGGCGCCGTAGTGATGGTGGAGGGTATCTTCGTGACGCTCGATGAGCTGGCTCATGAGCAGGGCATGAGCCGGTTTAATAAGCTGGCCAAGCTGGGAATTCTGCGTAAGACCGGCACCGAAATGGGAAAGGCCATATTCTTCTCCAAACTCATCATCATCACCTGCCTGATCCCCATCTTTTCGTTCCAGAAGGTGGAAGGCAAAATGTTTTCACCGCTGGCCTGGACCCTTGGGTTTGCCCTGCTGGGCGCGCTCATCTTTACATTGACGCTGGTGCCGGTCCTGGCCAGCATTCTGTTAAAGAAGAATGTTCGCGAAAAGCATAATCCGTTCGTTAACCTGGTAACGAAGCAGGCCACGCGCGCCTTTGGCTATACGTTCGCGCACAAGAAAATGAGTTTGCTCGTTACGGCCGCCCTGGTCGTGATTGGCGTGTCGGGCTTTAAGTTGTTGGGTACGGAGTTCCTGCCCGAATTGAATGAAGGCTCGATTTACGTCCGGGCCACTATGCCAATGAGCATTTCGCTGCCCGAGTCGGTAAAGCAGACGATACAGATGCGCCACATTTTCGATGAATTTCCCGAGGTCAAGGGCGTTATATCCCAGACCGGCCGACCGAACGACGGCACCGATCCTACGGGATTTTACAACATCGAGTTCCTGGTAGACATCTATCCGCAGGATCAGTGGAAAAGCGGCCTGACCAAAGAGCAGCTGGTTGACCGGATGCAGCAGAAACTAAGCGTTTTTCCAGGGGTTAATTTTGGCTTTTCGCAGCCCATCATGGACAACGTTGAAGAGGCCGTATCGGGCGTCAAAGGATCTATTGCCGTAAAGATTTACGGGCCAGACCAGAGCATCCTGGAAGGCAAGGCGGGCGAGATTCAGAAACAGCTGGCTACGGTTCAGGGGATTGAAGACCTGGGGGTTATCCGCACGACCGGCCAGCCCGAAATGCGGGTAGAACTCGACGAACGCAAATTAGCCCTGTATGGTGTGGACAAGGCCGATGCCGAAGCCGTAATTGAGATGGCCATCGGCGGCAAAGCGGCTACACAGATCTATGAAGGCGAGCGCAAATTCGACCTGCGTATTCGGTATGACCAACCCTTCCGCTCCAACGAAGAGCAGATTAGCCAGTTGATGGTGCCTACTCAGAACGGCTCGATGATTCCGATCAAAGAAATTGCCAGCGTGTACACCCAGACGGGACCGGTTCTGATTTTTCGCGAAGCCGGCCAGCGTTACGGGGCCGTGAAGTTCTCGGTTCGTGGGCGCGACATGGGCAGCGCCGTTGCCGAAGCGCAGCAAAAAGTAGCCGGTCACGTGCACTTACCGTCGGGCTACAGCCTTAAGTGGGCTGGGGATTTTGAAAACCAGCAGCGGGCTACCCTCCGGCTGGAGCAGGTCGTCCCGGTCAGCCTGCTGGGCATTTTCTTTATCCTGTTTATTCTGTTCGGCAACGTAAAAGACGCAGGTCTGGTCCTGTTCAATGTTCCGTTTGCGATTATCGGGGGCATTGCAGCCTTGCTCATTGCGCACGTCAACTTCAGCATTTCGGCCGGGATAGGCTTTATTGCTCTTTTTGGCATTTGTATTCAGAACGGGGTGATTCTGATTTCGGTCTTTAAAAAGAACCTGCATAACAAGCTGACGCTGAACGAATCTATCCGCGAAGGGGTTATATCCCGTATAAGGCCAGTGGTAATGACGGCCATGATGGCCGGGATCGGCCTGATTCCGGCAGCGATTTCCCACGGCATTGGTTCCGAAACAGCTAAACCCTTAGCTATTGTCGTTATCGGGGGGCTCATTACCGCGACCCTGCTTACGTTGTTTATTTTTCCGCTGATTTTCTATGCTTTTTACCGGCATAAGTTTAGCGAACTATAG
- a CDS encoding response regulator: MKILVVEDEPKLASFVKKGLEEQSCEVDVAYDGQVGRNMALSNPYDVIVMDVNLPKMNGFDVVQYLRDENVRTPVLMLTAMGSVDDKLTGFESGADDYLVKPFEFRELMARLRALTKRSSEAGMQANVLKVADLELDLNEKVARRGNKRIELTAKEFGLLDYLMRNRGRVVSRVDIAEKVWDIHFDTGTNVIDVYVNFLRKKVDKDFPHKLIHTVIGMGYMLKDE, from the coding sequence ATGAAGATTCTGGTAGTCGAGGACGAGCCAAAACTGGCGTCGTTCGTCAAAAAAGGATTAGAGGAGCAATCCTGCGAGGTAGACGTCGCCTACGATGGGCAGGTAGGGCGTAACATGGCGCTCAGCAATCCCTATGACGTTATTGTCATGGACGTAAATCTGCCGAAAATGAACGGATTTGACGTCGTTCAGTATCTACGCGACGAAAACGTCAGAACGCCGGTACTGATGCTGACAGCAATGGGATCGGTCGATGATAAACTAACGGGCTTTGAATCGGGTGCCGACGATTACCTGGTTAAGCCATTTGAATTTCGGGAACTGATGGCCCGGCTGCGGGCCCTGACCAAGCGCAGCAGCGAAGCCGGTATGCAGGCTAACGTTCTGAAGGTAGCCGACCTCGAACTCGATCTGAATGAAAAAGTAGCTCGTCGGGGTAATAAGCGGATTGAACTTACGGCCAAGGAATTTGGTCTGCTTGATTATCTCATGCGCAACCGGGGCCGCGTCGTCTCGCGGGTTGACATTGCCGAGAAAGTCTGGGATATCCACTTCGATACAGGCACCAACGTTATTGATGTGTACGTCAACTTTCTCCGTAAAAAAGTTGATAAGGATTTCCCGCATAAACTCATTCACACCGTTATTGGAATGGGGTATATGCTGAAAGATGAATAA
- a CDS encoding S8 family peptidase, producing MRSRTMGMAVTLLSACILGSCRPGAESVNTKPDERLVPGEYIVVYKADPLAGAKFINTYDGRTQSVRQYTRKLLTTLSIKSDQIDQVYGTAIKGFSARLTKAEAEQLRQNPQIAYIEQSRYVNPDEPQRLDESNARATAGQEVPWGIKYVGGFVDYSGSNAAWIVDTGIDLDHKDLNVDVKRGKNFVTSGQGAKTLDDQHGHGSHMAGIIAARNNSIGVVGVAAGAPVVPVKVGWRFQDITTALVIAGVDYVAANAKSGDVVNLSVGAYVTESMDAAVLSMARRGDLFVAISAGNAYNGNYDANNISPGRINAPNVYTLSAYDDKGMFAKISCAGNPPIDFSTPGVRIKSTVNNGGYATFTEGTSMATAHMAGILLANGGVVYAKGYVKADRDGVPDAIASRIP from the coding sequence ATGCGTTCACGCACAATGGGTATGGCGGTTACCCTATTGTCCGCCTGTATATTAGGAAGTTGTCGGCCAGGAGCTGAATCCGTCAATACGAAACCTGACGAGCGTCTTGTGCCGGGAGAATACATTGTCGTCTACAAAGCTGATCCGCTGGCGGGCGCTAAATTCATTAATACCTACGACGGTCGCACGCAGAGTGTTCGGCAGTACACGCGTAAACTGCTGACTACACTTAGCATTAAATCGGATCAGATTGATCAGGTGTATGGTACGGCAATCAAAGGGTTTTCGGCCCGGCTAACGAAGGCTGAAGCAGAGCAACTGCGCCAGAATCCGCAGATTGCTTATATTGAGCAGTCGCGTTATGTTAACCCAGACGAACCCCAACGCCTGGACGAGAGCAACGCTCGGGCCACGGCCGGCCAAGAAGTACCTTGGGGCATTAAATACGTAGGTGGGTTTGTTGATTATTCCGGTTCCAACGCTGCCTGGATTGTCGACACAGGAATTGACCTGGATCATAAAGACCTGAACGTTGACGTGAAACGGGGAAAGAACTTCGTTACGTCGGGCCAAGGTGCCAAAACGCTGGATGATCAGCACGGTCACGGCAGCCATATGGCGGGTATTATTGCCGCCCGCAATAACAGCATTGGTGTGGTTGGCGTAGCGGCTGGGGCACCGGTTGTTCCCGTGAAAGTGGGCTGGCGGTTTCAGGATATTACCACGGCTCTGGTGATTGCCGGTGTTGACTACGTAGCGGCCAATGCGAAATCAGGGGATGTGGTTAACCTCAGCGTTGGCGCTTACGTAACGGAATCTATGGATGCGGCTGTGTTGAGCATGGCCCGGCGGGGAGATCTTTTCGTAGCAATCTCCGCGGGCAACGCCTACAACGGCAATTATGATGCAAACAACATCTCGCCGGGCCGGATCAACGCTCCGAACGTATATACGCTATCAGCCTACGACGATAAAGGCATGTTTGCTAAAATATCCTGCGCGGGAAATCCACCAATTGATTTTTCAACACCGGGTGTCCGGATTAAATCAACGGTTAACAATGGGGGGTATGCCACCTTTACGGAAGGGACATCAATGGCAACGGCTCATATGGCGGGCATTCTGCTGGCAAACGGCGGGGTTGTATACGCCAAAGGCTACGTAAAGGCCGACCGTGATGGTGTGCCCGATGCCATTGCTTCACGAATTCCCTGA
- the rpsR gene encoding 30S ribosomal protein S18, giving the protein MSLQNESVSKTENRKKYDRFKKAGIKYIDYKDGNFLLKLLNEQGKILPRRLTGTSLKNQRKVAQAVKRARHLAILPYVGDSLK; this is encoded by the coding sequence ATGAGTCTGCAAAACGAATCTGTCTCGAAAACCGAGAACCGCAAAAAATACGACCGCTTTAAGAAAGCTGGTATCAAATATATTGACTACAAAGACGGCAACTTCCTGCTGAAACTGCTGAACGAACAAGGCAAAATTCTGCCCCGTCGTCTGACGGGCACGAGCCTGAAGAATCAGCGCAAAGTAGCGCAGGCCGTTAAGCGTGCTCGTCACCTGGCCATTCTCCCTTACGTAGGCGACTCACTGAAATAA
- the rplI gene encoding 50S ribosomal protein L9, with product MEIILKTDIAGLGYKNDTVTVKPGYGRNYLIPQGYAMMATDSNKKIVAENIRQAAHKAEKIKNDAQAIADGIGDMTLTIPAKAGDSGKIFGRVTNTQVADALREKGFDIDRKKITVDDVKTLGTYEASLDLHKDVKHKVKFEVVAAE from the coding sequence ATGGAAATCATTTTAAAAACCGATATAGCTGGCCTGGGCTACAAGAACGACACCGTAACGGTGAAGCCAGGTTACGGCCGCAATTACCTGATCCCCCAGGGGTATGCGATGATGGCAACCGATTCAAACAAAAAGATCGTTGCTGAGAACATCCGTCAGGCGGCTCACAAAGCCGAAAAAATAAAAAACGACGCCCAGGCTATTGCCGACGGTATCGGCGATATGACGCTGACGATCCCGGCTAAAGCCGGCGACAGTGGCAAAATCTTTGGCCGCGTTACCAACACCCAGGTAGCCGATGCGCTGCGCGAAAAAGGGTTCGACATCGACCGGAAGAAAATTACGGTTGACGACGTAAAAACCCTTGGTACTTACGAGGCTTCGCTCGACCTGCACAAGGACGTGAAGCACAAGGTGAAATTTGAGGTAGTGGCGGCTGAGTAA
- a CDS encoding peptide chain release factor 3: MQTNIQAETARRRTFAIISHPDAGKTTLTEKLLLFGGAIQTAGAVKSNKIKKSATSDFMEIEKQRGISVATSVMTFEYDNLKINILDTPGHKDFAEDTYRTLTAVDSVILVIDCVKGVEEQTERLMEVCRMRDTPVIIFINKLDREGRNPFDLLDELEEKLNIRVRPMTWPVNMGSNFKGVYSLIEKKLYFFKVNKTKVEDDVLPIELADSLLDQKVGERDAAQLREDVELIEGVYDPFERQAYLDGKLAPVFFGSAVNNFGVKELLEGFCDISPEPIARPTDKREVLPGEKNFSGFVFKIHANLDPRHRDRIAFLRVCSGVFERGKFYHHTRLDKNVRFASPFSFMADSKSVVEEGFPGDVVGLYDTGTFKIGDTLTEGEELQFQGIPSFSPEIFKELVNLDPMKSKQLDKGIQQLTDEGVAQLFNLELGNRKIVGTVGELQFEVIQYRLENEYGAKCRWVPLNYTKACWITSDNPTKLAEFIRLKGNQIAYDKDQNPVFLAESDWMLRMNQQNNPDIQFHLTSEFKVAA, from the coding sequence ATGCAAACCAATATACAGGCTGAAACCGCTCGTCGGCGGACGTTCGCCATCATTAGTCACCCTGACGCCGGAAAGACGACCCTGACCGAAAAATTGCTGCTTTTTGGCGGGGCCATTCAAACCGCCGGTGCTGTTAAGTCCAATAAAATTAAGAAGTCGGCTACGTCCGATTTCATGGAGATTGAAAAGCAGCGCGGTATCTCGGTCGCTACGTCGGTGATGACTTTCGAGTACGATAACCTCAAGATCAATATCCTCGATACACCTGGTCATAAAGACTTTGCGGAGGATACGTATCGGACGCTGACGGCGGTGGACAGTGTTATACTGGTTATTGATTGCGTCAAAGGCGTAGAGGAACAAACCGAGCGACTGATGGAGGTCTGCCGGATGCGCGATACGCCGGTGATTATCTTTATCAATAAACTCGACCGCGAAGGCCGCAACCCGTTCGATTTGCTCGATGAACTGGAGGAGAAGCTGAATATTCGCGTTCGCCCCATGACGTGGCCCGTCAATATGGGCTCCAATTTTAAGGGTGTTTACAGCCTGATCGAGAAAAAGTTATATTTCTTCAAAGTCAACAAAACGAAGGTTGAGGACGACGTCTTACCCATTGAACTGGCCGATAGTTTACTCGACCAGAAAGTTGGCGAACGCGATGCGGCTCAGCTACGCGAGGACGTCGAATTAATTGAAGGCGTGTATGACCCCTTCGAACGGCAGGCTTATCTGGATGGTAAGCTGGCGCCGGTATTCTTTGGCTCGGCGGTCAACAACTTTGGTGTAAAGGAACTGCTGGAAGGCTTCTGCGACATATCGCCGGAGCCTATTGCCCGGCCGACTGATAAGCGGGAGGTTTTGCCTGGTGAAAAGAATTTCAGCGGGTTCGTCTTTAAAATTCACGCGAACCTCGACCCGCGTCACCGCGACCGGATTGCGTTTCTACGTGTTTGTTCGGGCGTTTTCGAGCGCGGGAAATTCTATCATCATACTCGTCTGGACAAGAACGTGCGCTTTGCGTCGCCGTTCAGCTTTATGGCCGATAGCAAAAGCGTAGTGGAAGAAGGCTTTCCCGGCGACGTAGTGGGCCTGTATGATACTGGTACGTTCAAGATTGGCGATACGCTGACGGAAGGAGAGGAACTACAGTTTCAGGGCATTCCAAGTTTTTCGCCCGAGATTTTCAAGGAGCTTGTTAACCTCGATCCTATGAAGTCGAAACAGCTGGATAAGGGAATCCAGCAGTTGACCGATGAAGGTGTCGCGCAGTTATTTAATCTTGAGCTTGGCAATCGTAAGATTGTTGGCACTGTGGGCGAACTGCAGTTTGAGGTTATCCAGTACCGTCTGGAGAACGAATACGGCGCCAAATGCCGCTGGGTACCTTTGAATTACACCAAAGCCTGCTGGATAACCTCCGACAACCCCACTAAGCTGGCTGAGTTTATCCGGCTCAAAGGCAACCAGATTGCTTACGATAAGGACCAGAATCCGGTTTTTCTGGCTGAGTCGGACTGGATGCTCCGAATGAACCAGCAGAACAACCCCGATATTCAGTTCCACCTTACGTCGGAGTTTAAGGTAGCTGCTTAA
- a CDS encoding YggS family pyridoxal phosphate-dependent enzyme has translation MIAEAIRQIETELQGKARLVAVTKTKPVNLLREAYDAGCRRFGENKVQEMADKQPQLPADVEWHLIGHLQTNKVKYMAPFVAVIHSVDSLKLLQEIDKQARKHNRVIDCLLQIYIADEETKFGLLPEEAETLLNAPELNDLIHIRIVGLMGLATNTDDQQQVRQEFRGLKQLYDRLSAVQRPNVAFRELSMGMSGDYLIAVEEGSTLVRVGSAIFGARN, from the coding sequence ATGATTGCCGAAGCTATACGTCAGATTGAAACGGAACTGCAGGGAAAAGCCAGGCTGGTGGCCGTCACGAAAACGAAGCCCGTTAACCTGCTTCGGGAGGCATACGACGCTGGATGCCGGCGTTTTGGAGAGAACAAAGTGCAGGAAATGGCCGACAAACAGCCGCAGCTTCCTGCTGATGTGGAGTGGCACCTGATTGGGCATCTGCAAACGAACAAGGTCAAATACATGGCGCCCTTCGTGGCTGTGATTCATTCGGTCGATAGCCTGAAATTATTGCAGGAGATCGATAAACAAGCCAGGAAGCATAATCGCGTGATTGACTGTTTGCTGCAGATTTACATCGCGGACGAAGAAACAAAGTTTGGCTTGCTGCCCGAAGAAGCGGAAACCCTGCTCAACGCGCCCGAACTGAACGATTTGATCCATATCCGGATTGTCGGATTAATGGGGTTAGCCACCAACACTGATGACCAGCAGCAGGTTCGGCAGGAGTTTCGTGGGTTGAAGCAACTGTACGACCGACTGTCGGCTGTCCAGCGGCCAAACGTTGCTTTTCGGGAGCTGTCGATGGGCATGAGTGGCGACTACCTGATTGCGGTTGAGGAAGGCAGTACGCTGGTACGGGTGGGGAGTGCTATTTTTGGCGCAAGAAACTAA
- a CDS encoding sensor histidine kinase, whose product MNIRTRLTLLFVLLVASILLLFSVSVYYLYNQFREQEFFKRLREKATTTVRLREDVGEFPQGDLPAITAQQVTVYNEQGNVLYTQGNQRTRFPISPGLLRSVKEGQPQYVRIDNLEAAVVRYLNARKEVLIIVASGNDQYGFTKLNHLRQILFFGWLLCLVIVGLAGYLFATDALRPVSELIGQANAISATNIHERLRVGRQRDEIADLARTFNALLSRLEEAFVAQKSFVSHASHELRTPLTVMMGQIEVTLLQARSPDEYEATLESLLDEVKNMIRLVNGLLDLARANSDATTLHYQPVRVDELLWQAHDQLLLKKPEYHIDIDFDNLPNQEEDLVIVGDESLLQTALQNLMENGCKYSSDERVSVRIAFERSRIHLTISDQGYGISANDLSHIFDPFYRSQHTMTIHGHGIGLALTHRIIELHQGQIAVESAVGVGTTFRITLPTQRHRPSLISAGRTTEEITNPETSINTSKS is encoded by the coding sequence ATGAACATTCGCACCCGCCTGACGCTGCTTTTCGTGCTACTGGTAGCCTCGATTCTGCTGCTATTTTCAGTGTCGGTGTATTATCTCTACAACCAGTTTCGGGAACAGGAATTCTTTAAACGACTTCGTGAAAAGGCGACAACGACCGTCCGGCTTCGCGAAGACGTAGGCGAATTTCCACAGGGCGACTTACCGGCGATCACCGCCCAGCAGGTGACGGTTTATAATGAGCAGGGTAATGTGCTCTATACGCAGGGCAATCAACGAACACGATTTCCTATTTCGCCCGGCCTGCTCCGTAGTGTAAAGGAGGGCCAGCCGCAGTACGTTCGGATCGATAACCTGGAAGCTGCCGTCGTTCGCTATCTCAACGCCCGAAAAGAAGTATTGATTATTGTTGCGTCCGGCAATGATCAATACGGTTTTACCAAGCTTAACCACCTACGTCAGATTCTCTTTTTTGGCTGGCTGCTGTGCCTGGTCATCGTGGGTCTCGCCGGATACCTGTTCGCAACGGATGCGTTACGTCCTGTCAGTGAACTGATCGGTCAGGCGAATGCGATCTCAGCTACGAATATCCATGAACGGCTGCGGGTTGGGCGTCAGCGCGACGAAATTGCCGATCTGGCCCGAACGTTCAATGCCCTCCTCAGCCGACTTGAAGAAGCTTTTGTTGCCCAGAAAAGCTTTGTGTCCCATGCATCGCATGAGCTACGGACGCCCCTAACGGTGATGATGGGCCAGATTGAAGTAACCCTGCTCCAGGCCCGATCGCCAGACGAGTATGAAGCCACGCTGGAAAGCCTCCTGGATGAAGTTAAAAATATGATCCGGCTCGTCAATGGGCTCCTCGATCTGGCCCGGGCCAACTCCGATGCAACGACTCTGCATTACCAACCGGTACGGGTTGATGAACTACTCTGGCAGGCGCATGATCAGCTCCTGCTTAAAAAGCCGGAGTACCATATTGATATTGATTTTGACAACCTACCCAATCAGGAAGAAGATTTAGTGATCGTTGGTGATGAATCGCTCCTGCAGACTGCTTTGCAGAACCTGATGGAAAACGGCTGCAAGTATTCTTCCGATGAACGGGTATCGGTGCGTATTGCGTTTGAGCGCAGCCGTATCCATCTGACTATCAGTGATCAGGGTTATGGCATATCGGCCAATGACCTGTCACATATTTTCGACCCCTTCTATCGTTCTCAACATACAATGACCATTCACGGCCACGGGATTGGCCTGGCGCTGACCCACCGTATTATTGAACTGCATCAAGGGCAGATAGCGGTCGAATCAGCAGTAGGTGTAGGCACTACATTTCGAATTACCCTGCCTACCCAACGGCACAGGCCTTCACTTATATCCGCAGGACGTACTACCGAAGAAATTACCAATCCTGAAACCAGCATCAATACCAGCAAAAGCTAG
- a CDS encoding DUF423 domain-containing protein produces the protein MKFFIQSGALLGLLGVALGAFGAHALRASLTASGRLDTFETAVKYQFYHALALVLVGVLMQQFGSNPAIIKLLNWSGYAFLGGVLIFSGSLYVLCLTGVTWLGAITPIGGLAMIAGWALLFWAFL, from the coding sequence ATGAAATTTTTTATTCAATCCGGGGCCCTGCTGGGTCTGCTTGGGGTTGCCCTGGGTGCGTTTGGCGCTCATGCGCTGCGGGCTTCATTGACGGCCTCCGGTCGGCTCGATACGTTCGAAACGGCGGTTAAGTATCAGTTTTATCATGCGCTGGCTTTGGTGCTGGTGGGTGTATTAATGCAGCAGTTCGGCAGCAATCCGGCTATCATCAAATTACTGAACTGGTCGGGCTACGCGTTTCTGGGGGGAGTGCTTATCTTCTCCGGCTCTCTATACGTGCTGTGCCTGACGGGCGTTACGTGGTTAGGGGCCATTACGCCTATCGGAGGACTGGCCATGATTGCAGGCTGGGCTCTACTGTTCTGGGCGTTTTTGTAA
- the rpsF gene encoding 30S ribosomal protein S6: MFPNNYETVFILTPVLSDIQMKDAVDKFRKVLTDNGAELVHEENMGLRKLAYPIQHKNTGYYQLFEFKAPGTIIEKLNTEYLRDERVIRHLTVSLDKHAVAYNDRKRNGLVGKKKQTENAGEAK; the protein is encoded by the coding sequence ATGTTTCCCAATAACTACGAAACGGTGTTCATTTTAACTCCCGTTTTATCTGATATTCAGATGAAGGACGCCGTTGACAAGTTCCGCAAAGTGCTGACCGATAACGGGGCGGAACTCGTTCACGAAGAAAACATGGGCCTGCGCAAACTGGCCTATCCAATCCAGCACAAGAACACGGGTTACTATCAACTCTTCGAGTTTAAGGCTCCCGGCACGATCATCGAGAAACTCAACACCGAGTATCTCCGCGATGAGCGCGTCATCCGTCACCTGACGGTTTCGCTCGATAAGCACGCTGTTGCGTACAACGATCGGAAGCGTAATGGCTTAGTGGGTAAGAAAAAACAAACCGAAAACGCCGGGGAGGCCAAGTAA